GACGGCCGTGGCCCGCGCGTCGGGCTCGGATCGGTAGACGTCGATCTGATACGGGTTGGCGACGAAGGCCCGTATTCCGTCGCACAACGCATTGCGAGTGGTGTCGGCGCCGGCCAACCCGAGCACGAAGAAGAAGATCTCCAGTTCGTTGGAGGGCAGCAGGAAACTCTCGCCCGAGTCCGCGGTGATCTCCGTGGTGCACAGCGCACTCCAGATGTCGTCGACGGGATGTTCGCGCTTATTCGCCGTCAGCGTGCTCGCGTATTGAAACAACTCGACGAAGGGCAACACGTCGTCGCCATCGGGCATGGCGAGCTGCGCTCCGGCGGTCTTCAATACCTGCTCGATCAGACCGAACACGTGCGGCCGGTCGGCCTCGGGGATCCCGACGATGTCGCCGATCACCGAGATCGGCAGTCCTGCGGCCAGATCCACGAACTCACCCCCACCGGATTCCAGCAGGGCGCCGGCCATCTCCTTGGCCCGCTGGCGAATTCCGTCTTCCAGCTTCGCCACCGCGCGGGGGGTGAACGCGCGCGAGATGACCTTGCGGCGGATGGTGTGATCCGGCGGGTCCAAACTCACGATCGCCGGATAGGCGTCGAACAGCGGCACGTCCTGAATCAGCGGTCCACCCGTCGCCGTGAAGGACTCGTGGTCGCGGTGCACTCGCGCCACGTCGGCATGCTTCGTGCACACCCAGAACTCGCGACCCACAACAGATTTCACGTCGGCGGTTAGTTGCTGGTGAAACACCGGCGTGCGGGCGCGCAAAGCGGCGAACAGCTCGTCGGGAAATCGCGACGCCCAGATCCCCGGTTCGCCCAGGTCGATCGTGGTATGGGTCATGATGCGTTCTCCCCTATCTCGTTGCGCAGACCGTTGAGGATCAGCCGCAACCCGTACCCGAACACCCGCTCGCTCGGCCGGTCAGCCGCGGCGTCGGGGTTTCGGATGTGGGTGAGCTGTACCGAACCCAGCAGATGGATATACAACGCGGCGTGCGCCGCTTCGAAATCGTCTGCCCGCAAACCGGATTCACGCAAGATGGCGCGTGAGGCACGATCCATCTCGGTGGCCGCGGCGGTGTGCGGATACTCCTGGAGCAACGCCGCGATCCCCGGCACCTCGAGCAACACCTTCCACGCGTCGGTGTAGAGCGCGATCAAACGCGCCTCCCAGTCGCCCTGCCGCGGCACCTGGATCTGAGCGAGCACCGATTCGATCAGCAGATCGAGCAGCTCGCGCTTGTCGCGGACGTGGTAATAGACCGATGAGGCCGCCGTGCCCGCCTCGGCCGCGAGTTCGCGCATCGTGACCCGGTTGACGCCGACGCGCTTGGCCAGTCGCAGCAGGTGCTTCGTCAGGTGCGCCCGATCCAGCGCCCCATAGCGCAGCACCGGCGCATTCACCACGGATTCCTCCACTGTTTCGCACTTCTGTTTCGCACGATTGCGTTTCGAACAGTGTTCCGATTAGAACAGCGTTCGAGTCGGGTGTCAACGCCGCCCGGACTTCGTGTGTCCGTTGAATCGCGCCCCGCCGGCTACCGCGAAATCGATTCGATTCCCGCGATCAACACCTCGAGGCCCTGCTCGAAACGCCGGGCGGGGTCGACCCTCAATTGGGTCGGCAAGCCTTCGATCGCCTGCTCGAACGAAACCGAACCCAGCACGAACACCATCAGCAGCACCCGGGTGCCTTCACGACGTCCCTCGGGCACCCCGGCATCGGCAAGCACGCGTTGCATGAGCAAATCGACTTGCAACGCCGCACCCTCGGCCGGATAGGTCTGCAGCACGTCGGCGATGCCATCGACGCGCAATAGGGCCGTTCGGGCGCTACGGGCGAACACCTTCAGGCGTCGTTGCCAGGACCCACGGTCGGGCAGCGTCACCGCCGACAGCGTGGCTTCGGCAATCAGGTTTAGCAGCTCGCGCTTACCGTCCACGTGGTGGTACATCGCCGTGGTGGATAACCCGAGTTCGCCGGCCAGCGCTCGGACGGTCACGCTGCGGATACCGCCACGCTGCGCCACGCGCATGGCCGCAGCGACGATTGCTTCACGATCCAGCTCCCCGTAATGGGGCACCTTTCGCGACGGTCGCGCTCCGGTTACGGCCATGGCCGCCACGCTACGGAGTTCAGATCGCCAAACATGGCCACCACCGCAGGATCGCGGCGTCACCAACCACGACGACATTGTCCGCACCTATCCGATTCCAGATCCAGAGCAACAGGTCCGAGGCCGATCCGGACAGCTCCGTACCCGAGCGGCCGGGAACCGCGCCGTCCGGTGAGGTCATCAGGGGGACATCAAAGCATATGTCGATGTCGTTGGGACACAGCCTGATTGAAGGCACGGGCGCTGCCGGTGCGGCCTGCACCATCAACGGGAGGAATTCTTCGGTGAATTCGGCGATCCCGTCCAGGGCGAGGGCGGCGGCCAGTGGCTCGGGTGCCGGATGGGTGGCGTTGTCTGCGTCCCATCGGTGAATGGCCGCCTCCAGCGCAGCCTTGCGGCGCCACCACCTGCTGGCCTGGGGGCCTTTCAGCGGTGTCCAGACCAACTCATCGGCCGCGACCGAAGACAGTGCCGCCCGAAGCCGGTCGACGCTCTCGCCGAACCAGCCCGACAGCTGGTTCACGTCGTCAGGCGGCAGTGGCAGAAGCCGCTGCTGCGCTTCCAGACCGCCGGTCACACAGGTGCTCACCCATCGATGCGCACCGCCGACGTGCCCGACAAGGTCGCGAAGTGTCCATTCCGGACAGGTC
The Mycobacterium sp. 050128 genome window above contains:
- a CDS encoding TetR/AcrR family transcriptional regulator C-terminal domain-containing protein — translated: MAVTGARPSRKVPHYGELDREAIVAAAMRVAQRGGIRSVTVRALAGELGLSTTAMYHHVDGKRELLNLIAEATLSAVTLPDRGSWQRRLKVFARSARTALLRVDGIADVLQTYPAEGAALQVDLLMQRVLADAGVPEGRREGTRVLLMVFVLGSVSFEQAIEGLPTQLRVDPARRFEQGLEVLIAGIESISR
- a CDS encoding maleylpyruvate isomerase family mycothiol-dependent enzyme → MIAVPADDYLGLIELESRRLIEIAAMASGDVGVPTCPEWTLRDLVGHVGGAHRWVSTCVTGGLEAQQRLLPLPPDDVNQLSGWFGESVDRLRAALSSVAADELVWTPLKGPQASRWWRRKAALEAAIHRWDADNATHPAPEPLAAALALDGIAEFTEEFLPLMVQAAPAAPVPSIRLCPNDIDICFDVPLMTSPDGAVPGRSGTELSGSASDLLLWIWNRIGADNVVVVGDAAILRWWPCLAI
- a CDS encoding TetR/AcrR family transcriptional regulator; translation: MVNAPVLRYGALDRAHLTKHLLRLAKRVGVNRVTMRELAAEAGTAASSVYYHVRDKRELLDLLIESVLAQIQVPRQGDWEARLIALYTDAWKVLLEVPGIAALLQEYPHTAAATEMDRASRAILRESGLRADDFEAAHAALYIHLLGSVQLTHIRNPDAAADRPSERVFGYGLRLILNGLRNEIGENAS
- a CDS encoding cytochrome P450, with the translated sequence MTHTTIDLGEPGIWASRFPDELFAALRARTPVFHQQLTADVKSVVGREFWVCTKHADVARVHRDHESFTATGGPLIQDVPLFDAYPAIVSLDPPDHTIRRKVISRAFTPRAVAKLEDGIRQRAKEMAGALLESGGGEFVDLAAGLPISVIGDIVGIPEADRPHVFGLIEQVLKTAGAQLAMPDGDDVLPFVELFQYASTLTANKREHPVDDIWSALCTTEITADSGESFLLPSNELEIFFFVLGLAGADTTRNALCDGIRAFVANPYQIDVYRSEPDARATAVEEVLRYSTPIMFWVRGATRDVMLGDTLVPEGARVVTMLRSANRDEDVFEDPNRFDIRRDPNPHQSFGGGGAHHCLGAMLARAEIRAALDEILLNTHVVETGEPTMTLPDLCNNMTVYDSLPVTLG